A genomic window from Solanum dulcamara chromosome 11, daSolDulc1.2, whole genome shotgun sequence includes:
- the LOC129872095 gene encoding uncharacterized protein LOC129872095 isoform X1, with product MPCKRMGNYGSSFLILLMFSFEDQWRWAAENIIGSGVPRDGLVLMGERYDIPVNYEVKKKRCRAQCCKATLQLPSPQPKKLTGECTVRREIRSPQNILWGSASE from the exons ATGCCATGTAAGAGAATGGGGAATTATGGTTCATCTTTTCTGATTTTGTTAATGTTTTCATTTGAGGATCAGTGGAGGTGGGCTGCTGAAAACATCATAG GATCTGGTGTTCCACGAGATGGACTGGTGCTGATGGGAGAAAGATATG ATATACCTGTGAATTATGAGGTCAAGAAAAAGAGGTGCAGGGCCCAGTGTTGCAAAGCTACACTTCAGCTTCCTTCCCCGCAGCCAAAGAAACTAACTGGAGAGTGCACTGTCAGGAGAGAGATTCGATCTCCGCAGAATATTCTGTGGGGAAGTGCTTCCGAATAG
- the LOC129872095 gene encoding uncharacterized protein LOC129872095 isoform X2, translating into MEPAKLWWMTMTRSGVPRDGLVLMGERYDIPVNYEVKKKRCRAQCCKATLQLPSPQPKKLTGECTVRREIRSPQNILWGSASE; encoded by the exons ATGGAACCTGCTAAGTTATGGTGGATGACAATGACAA GATCTGGTGTTCCACGAGATGGACTGGTGCTGATGGGAGAAAGATATG ATATACCTGTGAATTATGAGGTCAAGAAAAAGAGGTGCAGGGCCCAGTGTTGCAAAGCTACACTTCAGCTTCCTTCCCCGCAGCCAAAGAAACTAACTGGAGAGTGCACTGTCAGGAGAGAGATTCGATCTCCGCAGAATATTCTGTGGGGAAGTGCTTCCGAATAG
- the LOC129872093 gene encoding uncharacterized protein LOC129872093, translated as MNRHLYLSGNGRFEAQFGEGLSCMISQGLLRSWFSTASMLVSPRYVLLYVLGPTMLRWMTMVSVVIGIGICYVKFSVVIGIGTCYVKVDDNGSGVSRDGLVLIRENYGYLFAKCWTAIIFSIVLMLL; from the exons ATGAACAGGCACCTCTATTTATCTGGTAACG ggAGATTTGAAGCTCAATTCGGTGAGGGGTTATCTTGTATGATTTCACAAGGGTTGTTGCGGAGTTGGTTTTCAACAGCCTCGATGTTGGTTTCACCAAG GTATGTGTTGCTATATGTATTGGGACCTACTATGTTAAGGTGGATGACAATG GTATCTGTTGTTATAGGCATTGGGATCTGCTATGTTAAG TTCTCTGTTGTTATAGGCATTGGGACCTGCTATGTGAAGGTGGATGACAATG GATCTGGTGTTTCACGAGATGGACTGGTGCTGATAAGAGAAAACTATGGTTATCTTTTTGCAAAATGTTGGACTGCCATCATCTTTTCTATTGTATTGATGCTGCTGTAA